Part of the Methanolobus chelungpuianus genome is shown below.
TTGATGTTCAGTTCCCTGTCGTACTTTATGACTTTCTCTCCGGAGGATATCAGCTCAAGTGAGCTGACGTCTCTCAGGAGCTGGTCCCCTGTCTTGATGACCTTGTAGAGAGAATATGAACAGTTGCCATCCTCCGTTGAACAGTCCTCTTCTATCATATATTCTGTAAGGAAGTAGATGCGCCTGTCGGCATCTGCAGGCATGGGGTGCGTGAGGCCCACATTCTTGTATTCTGGTGGAAAGATCATACTCATAATAATCAGTGCAGTGGATTGTTCACTTCTGCTGCGCAGCCTTCCTGTGTGCTACAAGTCCGCCGTCTGTCAGTATCTCGAGCAGGAAGTCGGGCAGTCTGTTTCCCCGGTAGGTCTGTCCGTTGACCCTGACTGTGCCCTCAAGAAGGTTTATCTCCATCTCGTCCCCTTCCCTGCATTCAACATCGGCCTCTATCAAAGGAAGTCCCACATTGATCGCGTTCCTGAAGAATATCCTGGCAAAGTACCTGGCCACAACACAGGACACTCCTGCATGTTTTAACGCAAGGGGCGCCTGCTCCCGTGAGGAGCCGCAGCCGAAGTTATCCCCGGCAACTATGATATCTCCCTTCCCTACCTTGCGGGGGAATTCCGGGTCTATTCCTTCCATTGCATGGTCGGCAAACACCTGCATATCGGTTGTACGAAGGTACTTCCCGGGTATGATGACATCCGTATCGACATCGTTGCCGAAAACCCATACTTTTCCTTTGATAACGCTGTCCAATATATCACCTTGAATTCAGGTTTAACAAACAAGTTTTACCATAAAAATGTATTCCGGAAATATCTTAGAAGCAACTTACGTAGCCAGCTGGAGAAAAAAATCAAAAAAGGATGAAATGTGACAGGTCAAACCTCTA
Proteins encoded:
- a CDS encoding 3-isopropylmalate dehydratase — encoded protein: MDSVIKGKVWVFGNDVDTDVIIPGKYLRTTDMQVFADHAMEGIDPEFPRKVGKGDIIVAGDNFGCGSSREQAPLALKHAGVSCVVARYFARIFFRNAINVGLPLIEADVECREGDEMEINLLEGTVRVNGQTYRGNRLPDFLLEILTDGGLVAHRKAAQQK